In the genome of Microbacterium paraoxydans, the window AGCCCTACACCCGGGTCGGCAGGAAGCCCGCGCTCGGGTCGGCGGCCGCGAACGGCAGCCCGACAGTGGTGATCAGCACGACGAGCGTCACCACGGCCGCCGCGAGCAGGAGGAAGAGCACGACGAAGACGACGACCGCAAGCATGCGGTAGCTGCCGGTGTCGGCGACCTCCGGGGCGATCGATCGCTGCGCCCAGTCGTCCGCAGCCGCCGCGGGCTGCTCGCCCTGGAGGATCGCGGGCGTCGGACGGGATCGCTCCGAGCGACGGGTCGGTGCCGGAAGCGCATCGCCTGCGGCGCCCGGTGCCGTCAGCAGCCCCTCCGGGATCGGCGTCTCCGGCGGCGGAGGCGGGATCACGGCGTCGGCCGGCGGGATCACCGCGTCGGCGGGAGCGACCTCCAGCCCCGGATCATCCGGCAGTGCCACCCCACCGGGCACCGCGGACTCGTCGGAACCCGTCCCGCTCGCGTCGCTCATGTCAGCCTCCGACGGCTCCGATGTCGGTCACTCCCACGTCGGTGCGGTGGAAGTTCTGGAACGACCGGGACGCCGTCGGGCCCCGCTGACCCTGGTAGCGGTTGCCGTAGGGGCCGGAGCCGTACGGGTTCTCCGCCGGCGAGGTGAGCCGGAAGAAGCAGAGCTGGCCGATCTTCATGCCGGGCCACAGCTTGATCGGCAGCGTCGCCACGTTCGCGAGCTCCAGCGTCACATGCCCGGAGAAGCCCGGGTCGATGAAGCCGGCGGTCGAGTGGGTGATGAGCCCGAGGCGACCGAGCGACGATTTCCCCTCCAGCCGCGCGGCGATGTCGTCCGGCAGGGTGACCTGCTCGAACGTGGCCCCCAGCGCGAACTCGCCGGGGTGGAGGATGAAGGGCTCGTCCGGGTCGACCTCGATCAGCCGCGTGAGCTCAGGCTGGTCGACCGAGGGATCGATGAACGGGTACTTGTGATTGTCGAAGAGGCGGAAGTAGCGGTCCAGTCGCACGTCGATGCTCGACGGCTGGATCATCTCCGGCGCATGCGGTTCCAGGCCGACGCGGCCGGAGGCGAGTTCTGCTCTGATGTCGCGATCGCTGAGAAGCACGGCACAAGCCTAGTCATGAGCACCCCGCGCTTTGGCCATCCGGCCCGCGACAGGTAGGCTTGCTCCACCTGCTCTCGGGCGGGTGCGGGGCTGTAGTTCAATGGTAGAACTTCTGCTTCCCAAGCAGACAGCGCGGGTTCGATTCCCGTCAGCCCCTCCACTTCTCTGATCCTCGCCTCGATGCGACCGGTTCGGCGTGCCCGACCCCGCCCTACCGGCATCCATCGAAAGAGGGAGACTTCCCTCCATCGTCTTGACGATGTCGCCGCACGACGCTCCTGGTGGAGTGACAGGTATGGCAGATTCTCGCGCTCTTCGGCGCTTTCCCGAGTGGATGACCTCCCGTGGCGGCGCATGGATCACGCTCGGCGCGGTCCTCCTGATCATGACGACTCTCTTCGGCCTGTTCGGGTCGGCGAAGGCACCCGCCGCCAACGAGCAGGCCCCCGCGGGGTCGGAGTCGGCGCGCACGAGCGCCCTGTTGGCGGAGTTCCCGAACGCGGATCGGCAGTCCGTGATCGTGGTCGCGTCGCGCGACGACGGCGCGACGCTCTCGGCACCGGACGTCGACGCGCTCCAAGGCCTCCTCCCGGTGCTCGGCGCGCACGCGGACGCGGATCCGACCGGGCCTCTCGTGAGCGAGGACGAGAAGGCCGCGGTTCTCGTGACGCCGATCGCGGTCGGCCAGACGAGTACCGACACCGCCGCGGTGATCGCGGCGCTCCGCGCCGACATCGACGAGCACGCACCGGACGGGATGACCCTGCTCGTGACCGGCGGACCGGCCTTCGGCGCCGATATCGCCGCCTCCTTCGAAGGCGCCGACTTCACTCTGCTCCTCGTGACCGTCCTGATCGTCGCCGTGCTCCTCATCGTCACGTACCGGTCACCGGTGCTGTGGCTGCTGCCGCTCGCCGCCGTCGGCCTGGCCGACGGACTCGCCGGACGATTGACCGCGGCTGCCGGTTCCGCCTGGGACCTGCAGTTCGACGCCGGGATCATCAGCGTCCTCGTCTTCGGCGCCGGGACCAACTACGCCCTGCTCCTGATCTCGAGATATCGGGAGGAACTCACCACCACGACGGACCACCGCCGCGCGCTCAGCACGGCCTGGCGCGGGACCGCTCCGGCGATCCTCGCCTCCAACCTCACGGTCGTCCTCGCCCTCCTGACACTCGCCCTGGCGGTGATCCCCGGCACGCACGGACTCGGCGTCTCGTCCGCCATCGGGCTGCTGGTCGCCCTCGCATCCGTCCTCTTCCTGCTGCCTCCGCTGCTGGCGGTGTGCGGACGGAAGGTGTTCTGGCCGTTCGTCCCTCGTCCCGGAGCTGCCGCACGGCGCGGCGGGGTGTGGCGGTCGATCGCGACGCGCGTCGTGAGCCGGCCGGTCGTGAGCCTCCTCGGGGGCGCGGCTCTGCTGGCCGTGATGACGGTCGGCCTCGTCGGGACGACCGTCGGGCTCGACCAGGTCGACAAGTTCCGGCTCCCGTCCGAGTCCGCGACGGGTCTCGAGGTGCTCTCGAACCACTTCCCGGCAGGAGAGGCGCAGCCGATCCTCATCGTCACGGACAGCGGCGAAGCCGAAGCCGTCCTCACCGCTGCGCGTGGCGTGGAAGGCATCGTCCGCGCCACTCCGGTCGGGACCACGGACGATGAGAGGCTCACGAAGATCCTGGTGACCAGCGAGTATGCGCCCAGCACCGACGAGAGCCTGGCTCAGATCACGGAACTCCGGGACGCCGTGCACGATGTGCCCGGCGCGGGGGCTGTCGTCGGCGGCGCGGTGGCGACGGATCTCGACGCCCGCGCCGGGAACCTCGCGGACCTCGGCGTCGTGGTGCCGCTGGTGCTGGCGGTGAGCTTCCTGGTACTGGCGTTCCTGCTGCGGTCTCTGGTCGCGCCGCTGCTGCTGCTCGCCGTCAACGTGGCGAGCGCCGTGGCCGCCATCGGTGCCGGGGCCTGGCTCAGTCGCGTGCTGTTCGGGCAGCACGCGCTCGATCTCCCGGTACCGCTGCTGGCCTTCCTGTTCCTGGTCGCCCTCGGCATCGACTACACGATCTTCCTCGTCCACCGCGCCCGGACCGAGGCGGCGCTGCGGGGCACCCGGGACGGCATGGTGGAAGCGGTCGCCCACACCGGCGGGGTCATCACGAGCGCCGGGATCGTCCTCGCCGCCGTGTTCGCGGCCCTCGGCGTCCTGCCACTGGTCACCCTCGGGCAGCTCGGGCTGATCGTCGGGGTCGGCGTGATCGTCGACACCCTGGTGGTCAGGACCGTGATCATCCCTGCGCTGTTCGCCCTCGTCGGCGACCGCATCTGGTGGCCGGGGCGACCGGCCTCCCGGCGGGCCGCCCCCGACCTCACTCGCGGATGAGCGGCACGAGCACGGTCTCCCCGCCCGGCGCGATGTCGACCACGCCGCGCGCGTCGACGATCACGATCCGCTCCGCGCCGACCGCGCTCAGCGCCTGCACAGGACCCTCGGCGACCCCCACCGTCACCCAGGCCCCGTCGGCGTCCGTCTCCCACAGAACACCCTCCACATCGACCCCGACGAGACGCCCGTCCGCCCGCGCGTCGACGGAGTACAGCACCGGCGCCCCGGCGAGTGCTTCGAAACCCGCTCGCCCGTCGCTGCTGTGCAGGAGCCCCGACTCGGTCGCCGCGTGGATCCCGGCATCCGTCACCGCGAGGTCGACCGCGTCCAGCTGCAGCCCCCTGCTCCAGGTGACGCCCTCATCGACGCTCGTCAGCAGCTCCGGCCCGCTCGACCCGATGCCGTAGAGGGTGCCGTCCGGACCGGCCGTCAGCACGTGGAAGTCCTCGACCCCGGTGAAGGCGACCGGAGCCCACGTCTGGCCCCCGTCGTCGCTGCGGATGATGCCGAGGTTCCCCTCACCGAGGTCGGGCGATGTGGATGGCCCAGGGTGTCCGGAGGCGAAGAGGGTCCGCCCTGCGACCGTGAAGCCCATCGCGTCGAAGTCATGGCCGCCGACGGGTCCCGCAAGGGCACCGTCCGCGTGCACGGTGAAGACACCGTTGTGCGTGGCGATGAGCAGCGCGTCACCCGTGGGCGCCTCGGCCACGGCGTGGACGTGCTCGATCACCGGTGGGCCGGACTCCGGCGCCTCCGCCGCCCCACAGCCCGTCAGGATCACGAGCATCCCCCCGAGGGCGCCGGCCGTCGACGCGCGGGCTCCGCGATTCATCGCTGCCCCCGGTAGAGGCCGCGGAGCACGGCCACGGCAACGAAGGAGATCGCGACCCCGGCGGCCACGATCAGGCTGGTGAAGACCAGTTCCATCGCATGGATCGTGGCCTCATCGACGAGCGGCTCGGGGCCGCGTTCCGGACGAGTGTTCATGTGCTGTCCTTCTCTGCTCGCGCGGAGGGCGCACAAGAAGGACCTCGACCGCACGGTTCCCGCGCTGAGACACTCGACGACCCTTCTTGGTCAGTCTTGTCGCTCAGCGGGTACTGCGCCCTCGTCCGCAGGCCCGGT includes:
- the dcd gene encoding dCTP deaminase, translating into MLLSDRDIRAELASGRVGLEPHAPEMIQPSSIDVRLDRYFRLFDNHKYPFIDPSVDQPELTRLIEVDPDEPFILHPGEFALGATFEQVTLPDDIAARLEGKSSLGRLGLITHSTAGFIDPGFSGHVTLELANVATLPIKLWPGMKIGQLCFFRLTSPAENPYGSGPYGNRYQGQRGPTASRSFQNFHRTDVGVTDIGAVGG
- a CDS encoding MMPL family transporter, translating into MADSRALRRFPEWMTSRGGAWITLGAVLLIMTTLFGLFGSAKAPAANEQAPAGSESARTSALLAEFPNADRQSVIVVASRDDGATLSAPDVDALQGLLPVLGAHADADPTGPLVSEDEKAAVLVTPIAVGQTSTDTAAVIAALRADIDEHAPDGMTLLVTGGPAFGADIAASFEGADFTLLLVTVLIVAVLLIVTYRSPVLWLLPLAAVGLADGLAGRLTAAAGSAWDLQFDAGIISVLVFGAGTNYALLLISRYREELTTTTDHRRALSTAWRGTAPAILASNLTVVLALLTLALAVIPGTHGLGVSSAIGLLVALASVLFLLPPLLAVCGRKVFWPFVPRPGAAARRGGVWRSIATRVVSRPVVSLLGGAALLAVMTVGLVGTTVGLDQVDKFRLPSESATGLEVLSNHFPAGEAQPILIVTDSGEAEAVLTAARGVEGIVRATPVGTTDDERLTKILVTSEYAPSTDESLAQITELRDAVHDVPGAGAVVGGAVATDLDARAGNLADLGVVVPLVLAVSFLVLAFLLRSLVAPLLLLAVNVASAVAAIGAGAWLSRVLFGQHALDLPVPLLAFLFLVALGIDYTIFLVHRARTEAALRGTRDGMVEAVAHTGGVITSAGIVLAAVFAALGVLPLVTLGQLGLIVGVGVIVDTLVVRTVIIPALFALVGDRIWWPGRPASRRAAPDLTRG
- a CDS encoding F510_1955 family glycosylhydrolase produces the protein MNRGARASTAGALGGMLVILTGCGAAEAPESGPPVIEHVHAVAEAPTGDALLIATHNGVFTVHADGALAGPVGGHDFDAMGFTVAGRTLFASGHPGPSTSPDLGEGNLGIIRSDDGGQTWAPVAFTGVEDFHVLTAGPDGTLYGIGSSGPELLTSVDEGVTWSRGLQLDAVDLAVTDAGIHAATESGLLHSSDGRAGFEALAGAPVLYSVDARADGRLVGVDVEGVLWETDADGAWVTVGVAEGPVQALSAVGAERIVIVDARGVVDIAPGGETVLVPLIRE